The Loxodonta africana isolate mLoxAfr1 chromosome 1, mLoxAfr1.hap2, whole genome shotgun sequence genomic sequence ACCTCTATCTTAAACTCAGTGATCTGGTAGTCaatctattttatattttcatgttATCTTCCACTTTTTTCCTCCATTTCACTTCTACTTAACACTTAATACTCtgattcaataaatatatatattttaatttaaaatatttaaaaaataactgtaCTACTTTAGCCTGTAGTACCAAATACACCTCATTTTCCCATTCTAGGCAAATTACCTCCTCAATGAAGGCTGAGTGACTCTCCATAGTAGGAGTCCATGCAGAAGTTTCTCAGGATTTTAATCTTCAACTTTTCTTTTGGGAACCTAGAAATATTTGCTTTAGTCAAATATCTTAAAAATCCCATTGAGATGTGTAAGGAAGAAAGAGTCAAGCATTATTTTTGAAATATCCCATTTATAAAGGATCAGGCAGTGAATGTGTGTTGAGGGGGTCAGTTATAGAAcatgttatttctatttttttcccaaaataaatcataaaatggTAGGATTTTTTTGTCTGACTGTAAATGAGTCAGccaataagcatttatttattgCCCACCTTTGATATGTCAATAGTAGAATCTCTAGATGGATGTAGGGGAACTTAATGACGTGGTCCCCAGTCACATAAAAATTTCAGACAAACCGACAATTAGGATTCACACTTGAAATGATAtccaaagaagaataaagcataATAATGTGGTATGAAACATGTATATTGATAGGATAGGTACTAAAGGATGTTAACAATTTTGGAGGAGGGTAAATCAAGAGGTGATTTTAGGACAGGAGATCATCTGAGCTGTATATGGAAGGTGTTATGTTTGCTCTCCTTCCCTAGTGGTACAATGAGAAGAAGTCTCCTCACCGCCCCTTTCATGTCCTTGTTTCTCAGAGTGTAGATAAAAGGATTAAGCATAGGAGTCACCAAACTGTAGAACAGGGATATGAGTTTGTTACTGTCCTGGGAGTTAGTAGCAGAGGGTTGGACATACATACTAATGACTGGCCCATAGAAAAGAGATACGACAATAACATGAGAACCACATGTGTTAAAGGCCTTCTTCTTTCCCTCTGAGGACCGAATTCTCAAGATGGTAGCTAGAATGAACCCATAAGAGACAAGGATAAGTGACAAGGGCACCAGGGAATAGAATATCCCCACAATGGAGAGCATAGCTACATTGAATATGGTGTCGACACATGACATCCTGATTATCACTGGAACCTCACACAGGAAATTTTCTACCTTGTTACCACAAAGTGGCAGCTGGACAGTAAGGGATGACTGAAGCAGGGAGTTAGCCAAACCACTTAGCCAAGCTATGACTACTAGGAGGAAACAAAGTCTCTGATTCATGATAGCTGGGTACCTCAAGGGCTTGCAGATGGCAGTGTAACGATCCAAGGACATCACAGCTAAGAGGATGCATTCAGTTGCCCCCAGGAAATGAAACATATAAAACTGAGTCACACAGCCTCCATAGGTAATAGACTTATCTGGTCCCCAGAGGTTCAGCAGCAGCTGAGGGATGGTGGTTGTGGTAAAACAAAGGTCCAGGAAGGAgaggttggaaaggaagaagtacataGGGCTGTCAAGGTGAGGATCTATCCTGGATACGACAATAATTGAGGTGTTGCCCACCAGCATGAAGATGTAAGCAACAAGCACCATCACGAACAGAGGCATTTCCAACCAGGGATGTTCAGAGAAACCTAAGAGAATGAAGACCTTTGGAATACTTCCATTGCCCAGATCCATGACCGTCATTGCTCTCGTTGATGGAGTCAAGTTGAATTCCTTTAATTGTTAAttctgttaaataaaataaagtgaGTTATAGAGGGGTTCTCTCTGTGTTATAACTCCAGTGAAGCGATTTGATACTTGCAACATGAAAAAAATTCTCAGTCTCAATGCCACACATTATaatttttgtagtgtctttaaaaaaaatactaacaaatCTCCTCATTTTATCAAAAATACAATATTGCAAATTCTAATAGAATAATGATTAGGTAAAGGAGAATTCACAATTggttttatattaaagaaaaaagaataaaatgaaggaaagaatGATTTGAAAGAGTACCCGAGAACCATCCGTGTTAACTTACCACAggtgttcatttcttttattagTAGTTGCTGACCTTAACCATGCTCTGGTTGGATGTATTAGTTGATTTAGGGTAAGTTCAGAACTGATTGAGCTTCATGTGGATCAGTCTGATTGGCACAGAAACAACAACACATAATGCTATTCCTTAGGCCTATTCCCCAAAGAATGACTTTTGCCAACATAAAACTTTCATTATAAATGGAAGCAATGCAATAtgtttagaattttttaaaaatcattgattGCACAGTCCAATGATAATAGGCATTGGTGCTTACAATCATAGTATGGTgtattttagtatttttaataatgtgtcTTGCAATCTATCATATCCATTTTAACAGTTACATGctcttttattgatttattttattcattttcattaCAGGTGTATGTATGTGCTTGTGTGACCTGAATTATGATGTAAAATATATTTCTCACTATAGGTGATGGTAATAGGGTTGAAAAACACTCATGTAGTAGAAAAGTAAAAATGATATGGAATCAGAAAACCTGGATCCAGGCCGCTGACAATAATTAATACATATAACATTTATGCATTGCTTAAATATTTGAAACCTTCCTTATCTACCTTGCTGTGTTGTAAGGATTATTTCAATAAGTACTACCACACTTTATTAAGTGAAATACTTCATGTTGACTGTCATGAAATACAGTGTCCTGGTTGATTGTGAgtctctgtttaatttttctttaggtTGTATTCAAATGTTAAGTGTCCTTATCCTCCCATAAAAAGTTTCATAAAAGGAATGCACTTTATTCCCTTTAATTTCCCTAAATTACTGAGATCACTAAGCTTAAATCTGAGGTTAATGATTTCAAGATTTTTATGCTAGTACACAAACAGTTTAATTAATGGAAATACTCACCAATGCAAACTGTATCCCTAAATCAATTTTTAAAGACAAGTTTCAATGTTTTAAATAATACATTGTATTCATATTGAAAGAGTCCAATTTATTCATACATTATTTAGCATGCAACACTCCATGAAGAGGTCAAAACATACACAGGATTGTACAAAAACATTAAAATCAAGCTGCCCCCTCCTCCTGCCCAACACCTACCTTATATCCAGTTGTggtactctatcatatagggtcactatgagttgaaattgactcaatggcacctaaaaaaaaaaaaaccctttttctAGCAAAAAAGATATTGATCTTTTCTTTTCATCAGAATTCAATGTTAAGTGGGGATAAGGACTTAATATTCTCTGTATTCAGTTGCTTTATGTCATGTTATAGTCCTGAGTACTTATCTCTTTCTTTGATTTGAAAGATACCAAGAATTTTTAGAAGTGGAACCGTATTTTTCTCTAAAATAACATTAAGACAGGGTTGTAACTCTTTATATAAAGTCATGGGACTTTGTTCTCCATGCAGACAATTGACCTCAGTGGAAACTTCTTGGCAAGAGACACTGTAGAAATTCCCCAGAGGGGATACTACCTTCTAACTTTTTCTCACCtcaataaaatgaaattataaatgttggaatTTTTCACAGCCTGTTGAATGCTAGACTCAAGTAAAATAATCCTAGGAGACTTAATCTACTTCAACTATTTAATAGAAACTTTCCTTGGATTGCCTGGGAAAATATAAGACAATCAGTTTTGGTGTAAAGAcccaattttcttttatttatttttttcttggaatATTTTTCTTGAGATTCCTGGTATAACAAAGGCAGAAAAATCCTCGTTCTACATAGAGATAGAAGAGACAATCAACTTCCAATATGATATTTAAGGAACAAAAAGGTTTTTGTCTTTGAATATCTGTTCCACAATAGGCTagcacccaacccagtgccatcgagtcaattccgactcatagcgaccctataggctagCACAGTATAGGTTTTTACCTGATCTGACATTGACTATATTAAAGTTTCTCATTTAGTCTAAACAATATAAGCATTGTGTTGAAAATAAATTGGTATATGTTAATgtcccttcattcattcattcaataaatatttattgaatgccttctaCGTATCATTCTTCTTGATGCTGCAAATATAACAGTTAACAATGGCAGGCAAAACTTGTCCTAATGTAACTTAAAGTTCTAGTCGGGAAATAATAGACCTGTACTtattctcaaggagccctggtggctcagtgattaagcactgggctgctaacccaaaggtcagtggttcaaacccaccggctgctcatgggagaatgatgtggcagtctgcttctgtaaagattgctgttgctattaggtgccttcaagtcattgcgactcatagccaccctacatacaacagaatgaaacactgtccggaaacaccaaggcttgggtcaggctcatcgTACTCCTTAAATTGGCATCtaagttttttaaatattttaaacgggtcttttgcagcagattttcccaatgcaatatgtcatttgatttctcgactgcttcttccatgggcattgattgtggatccaaaaaaaatgaaatccttgacaacttcaaacttttccccatttatcatgatgtcacttattggtccagttgtgaggatttttcttttctttatgttgagatataatacatactgaaggctgtaattcttgatcttcaacagtaagtgcttcaagtcctcttcactttcagaaagcaaagttgcatcatctgcataacgcaggttgttaatgagtcttcttccaatcctgatgccatgttcttcttcatatagtccaacttcttggattatttgctcagcatacagattgactaagtatggtgaaaggatgcaacacttactcacacttttcttgactttaagccgtgtagtatccccttgttctgttcaaacgactgcctcttggtctatgtacaggttcctcatgagcaccattaagtgttctggaattcccatcctttgcaatgtcattcataatttattatgatccacacaatcgaatgcctttacatagtcaatgaaacacaggtaaacatctctctggtattctctgctttcagccagaatccatctgacatcagcaatgatatcctttgtttcatgtcctcttctaagtccagcttgaatttttgccagttccctatcaatgtactgctgaatcactttcgaatgatcttcagtaacattttacttacgtgtgttattaatgatatttttagataatttccacattctgttggatccctttcttgggaatgggcataaatatggatctcttccattctgttggccaagtagctgtcttccaaatttcttggcaccaTCAAGTGAGCTCTTCTAGCGCTGCAtacatttcttgaaacatctcagttggtattccctcagttcctggaaccttatTTTCCACCAATGTTTTCAGTgcctcttggacttcttcctttagtaccatttgttcttgatcatatgctaactcctgaaatgactgaatgccgaccagttctttttggtatagtgactctgtgttttccttcctccttcttttgatacttcctgcatcatttaatattttccccatagaatccttcaatatcgcaatTTGAGGCttaagttttttcttcagttctttcagtttgagaaatgctgagcatgttcttccctttgggttttctaactccaggtctatgCACatgtcatattttttttctttttttttaatcgtactttagatgaaggtttacaaaacaaatttttttctcatcagttagtccacacattgttctatgacattggttaacaacagcgtgacgtgtcaacactctctcttctcaaccctgggttccctattaccagcttgcctgttccctcctgccttccagtccatgccccagggctggtacacccctttagccttgttttattCCATAGATCTGTTCAATCtttcgctgaagggtgaacctcaggagtgacatcattactgagctgaaacggtgtccgagggccatactctccaggtttttccagtctctgtcaggacagtaagtctggtctttctttttaagttagaattttgttctatatttttttccagttctgcctgggaccctctattgtggtccctgtcagagcagtcagtggtggtagccgagcacgaTCTAGTTTTACTGGATTCAGCCTGGTGTAGGTCATGGTAGAtcttggtccattagtcctttgggctaatacttcccttgcatgtttagttttcttcattcttccttgctcccagaacggtgagaccagtggactatcctagatggccactcacaggcttttaagaccctagacactactcaccaaagtagaatgtagaacatattctttataaactatgttatgccaattgagctgcatgttccccaagaccatggtccccatagccttcagcccagcaatttggtccctcagggagtttggatgtgtctatggagtttacacgaccttgccttgtacaagttatgctggcttccccagtattgtgcactgtcttacccttcaccaaagtttctgcttatctattgtctattaagtgtttttccatccccatcccttccctccctcgtaaccatcaaaggttgtttctttttgcatgtaaaccttttcatgagtttttacagtagtagtctcatacaatatttgtccatttgtgactgagttatttcactcagcataatgccctccaggttaatccatgttatgagatgcttcacagattcgtcattgttttttatcgttgtgtaatactccattgcgtgtatttaccacagtttgtttatccattcatctgttgatgggcatataggttgtttccactttttttgctattgtgaacaatactgcaatgatcatgggtgtgtatatatttactcATGTGGT encodes the following:
- the LOC100668687 gene encoding olfactory receptor 2B11-like, with amino-acid sequence MTVMDLGNGSIPKVFILLGFSEHPWLEMPLFVMVLVAYIFMLVGNTSIIVVSRIDPHLDSPMYFFLSNLSFLDLCFTTTTIPQLLLNLWGPDKSITYGGCVTQFYMFHFLGATECILLAVMSLDRYTAICKPLRYPAIMNQRLCFLLVVIAWLSGLANSLLQSSLTVQLPLCGNKVENFLCEVPVIIRMSCVDTIFNVAMLSIVGIFYSLVPLSLILVSYGFILATILRIRSSEGKKKAFNTCGSHVIVVSLFYGPVISMYVQPSATNSQDSNKLISLFYSLVTPMLNPFIYTLRNKDMKGAVRRLLLIVPLGKESKHNTFHIQLR